A genomic stretch from Halichoerus grypus chromosome 5, mHalGry1.hap1.1, whole genome shotgun sequence includes:
- the CDC7 gene encoding cell division cycle 7-related protein kinase isoform X1, translated as MEASLGIQMDEPMAFSPQRDQVQADGSLKKHEQNFKLPGVKKDIEKLYEAVPQLGNLFKIKDKIGEGTFSSVYLATAQLQVGPEEKIALKHLIPTSHPIRIAAELQCLTVAGGQDNVMGVKYCFRKNDHVVIAMPYLEHESFLDILNSLSFQEVREYMFNLFKALKRIHQFGIVHRDVKPSNFLYNRRLKKYALVDFGLAQGTHDTKIELLKFVQSEAQQESCSQNKSHVITGNKISLSGPAAPKELDQQSTMKTSVKRPYTNAQSQIKQGKDAKEGSVGLSVQRSVFGERNFNIHSSISHESPAVKLMKQSKTGDVLSRKLATKKKAISTKVMNSGVMRKTASSCPASLTCDCYATDKVCSICLSRRQQVAPRAGTPGFRAPEVLTKCPNQTTAIDMWSAGVIFLSLLSGRYPFYKASDDLTALAQIMTIRGSRETIQAAKTFGKSILCSKEVPAQDLRKLCEKLRGIDSKTPKLTSDIQGLASRDPTLSEKIDHKASHLIQTPQAQHSGNSLYKGDSNGCGGSLNTDTTNLEGWNEVPDEAYDLLDKLLDLNPASRITAEEALLHPFFKDTNL; from the exons ATGGAGGCGTCTTTGGGGATTCAGATGGATGAACCAATGGCTTTTTCTCCCCAGCGTGACCAGGTTCAGGCGGATGGCTCGTTAAAAAAACATGAGCAGAATTTTAAACTACCAG GTGTTAAAAAAGATATTGAGAAGCTTTATGAAGCTGTACCACAGCTTGGTAATCTGTTTAAGATTAAGGACAAAATTGGAGAAG GCACTTTTAGCTCTGTTTATTTGGCCACAGCACAGTTACAAGTAGGACCTGAAGAGAAAATTGCTCTAAAACATTTAATACCAACAAGTCATCCTATAAGAATTGCAGCTGAACTTCAGTGCCTAACAGTGGCTGG GGGGCAAGACAATGTCATGGGAGTTAAATACTGCTTTAGGAAAAATGATCATGTGGTTATTGCTATGCCATATCTGGAGCATGAGTCCTTTTTG gacattttgaattctctttcctttcaagAAGTACGGGAATATATGTTTAATCTGTTCAAAGCTTTGAAACGCATTCATCAGTTTGGTATTGTTCACCGTGATGTTAAACCCAGCAATTTTTTATATAATAGGCGCCTGAAAAA GTATGCATTGGTAGACTTTGGTTTGGCCCAAGGAACCCATGATACGAAAATAGAGCTTCTCAAATTTGTCCAGTCTGAAGCTCAGCAGGAAAGTTGTTCACAAAATAAATCCCATGTAATCACAGGAAACAAGATTTCATTGAGTGGCCCAGCAGCACCTAAGGAGCTGGATCAGCAGTCCACCATGAAAACTTCTGTTAAAAGGCCCTACACAAATGCACAAAGTCAGATTAAACAAGGAAAAGATGCAAAG GAGGGATCTGTAGGCCTTTCTGTCCAGCGCTCTGTTTTTGGAGAAAGAAATTTCAATATACACAGCTCCATTTCACATGAGAGCCCTGCAGTGAAA CTTATGAAGCAGTCAAAGACTGGGGATGTACTATCTAGAAAGTTAGCAACAAAAAAGAAGGCTATTTCTACAAAAGTTATGAATAGTGGTGTGATGAGGAAAACTGCCAGTTCTTGCCCAGCTAGCCTGACCTGTGACTGTTATGCAACAGATAAAGTTTGCAGTATTTGCCTTTCAAG GCGGCAACAGGTTGCCCCTAGGGCAGGTACACCGGGATTCAGAGCACCAGAGGTTTTGACAAAGTGCCCCAATCAAACTACAG CAATTGACATGTGGTCTGCAGGTGTCATATTCCTTTCTTTGCTTAGTGGGCGATATCCATTTTATAAAGCAAGTGATGATTTAACTGCTTTGGCTCAAATTATGACAATTCGTGGATCCAGGGAAACTATCCAAGCTGCTAAAACTTTTG gcaAATCAATATTGTGTAGCAAAGAAGTCCCAGCACAAGACTTGAGAAAACTCTGCGAGAAGCTCAGAGGTATCGATTCTAAGACTCCCAAATTAACAAGTGATATACAGGGGCTTGCTTCCCGTGACCCAACTCTTTCAGAGAAGATTGACCATAAAGCTTCTCACCTTATACAAACACCTCAAGCACAGCACTCAGGGAATTCCTTGTATAAAGGGGACAGTAATGGCTGTGGGGGTAGTTTGAATACGGATACTACCAATTTAGAAGGCTGGAATGAGGTACCTGATGAAGCTTACGACCTGCTTGATAAACTTCTAGATCTAAATCCAGCTTCAAGAATAACAGCAGAAGAGGCTTTGTTGCACCCTTTTTTTAAGGATACGAACTTGTGA
- the CDC7 gene encoding cell division cycle 7-related protein kinase isoform X2, with the protein MEASLGIQMDEPMAFSPQRDQVQADGSLKKHEQNFKLPGVKKDIEKLYEAVPQLGNLFKIKDKIGEGTFSSVYLATAQLQVGPEEKIALKHLIPTSHPIRIAAELQCLTVAGGQDNVMGVKYCFRKNDHVVIAMPYLEHESFLDILNSLSFQEVREYMFNLFKALKRIHQFGIVHRDVKPSNFLYNRRLKKYALVDFGLAQGTHDTKIELLKFVQSEAQQESCSQNKSHVITGNKISLSGPAAPKELDQQSTMKTSVKRPYTNAQSQIKQGKDAKLMKQSKTGDVLSRKLATKKKAISTKVMNSGVMRKTASSCPASLTCDCYATDKVCSICLSRRQQVAPRAGTPGFRAPEVLTKCPNQTTAIDMWSAGVIFLSLLSGRYPFYKASDDLTALAQIMTIRGSRETIQAAKTFGKSILCSKEVPAQDLRKLCEKLRGIDSKTPKLTSDIQGLASRDPTLSEKIDHKASHLIQTPQAQHSGNSLYKGDSNGCGGSLNTDTTNLEGWNEVPDEAYDLLDKLLDLNPASRITAEEALLHPFFKDTNL; encoded by the exons ATGGAGGCGTCTTTGGGGATTCAGATGGATGAACCAATGGCTTTTTCTCCCCAGCGTGACCAGGTTCAGGCGGATGGCTCGTTAAAAAAACATGAGCAGAATTTTAAACTACCAG GTGTTAAAAAAGATATTGAGAAGCTTTATGAAGCTGTACCACAGCTTGGTAATCTGTTTAAGATTAAGGACAAAATTGGAGAAG GCACTTTTAGCTCTGTTTATTTGGCCACAGCACAGTTACAAGTAGGACCTGAAGAGAAAATTGCTCTAAAACATTTAATACCAACAAGTCATCCTATAAGAATTGCAGCTGAACTTCAGTGCCTAACAGTGGCTGG GGGGCAAGACAATGTCATGGGAGTTAAATACTGCTTTAGGAAAAATGATCATGTGGTTATTGCTATGCCATATCTGGAGCATGAGTCCTTTTTG gacattttgaattctctttcctttcaagAAGTACGGGAATATATGTTTAATCTGTTCAAAGCTTTGAAACGCATTCATCAGTTTGGTATTGTTCACCGTGATGTTAAACCCAGCAATTTTTTATATAATAGGCGCCTGAAAAA GTATGCATTGGTAGACTTTGGTTTGGCCCAAGGAACCCATGATACGAAAATAGAGCTTCTCAAATTTGTCCAGTCTGAAGCTCAGCAGGAAAGTTGTTCACAAAATAAATCCCATGTAATCACAGGAAACAAGATTTCATTGAGTGGCCCAGCAGCACCTAAGGAGCTGGATCAGCAGTCCACCATGAAAACTTCTGTTAAAAGGCCCTACACAAATGCACAAAGTCAGATTAAACAAGGAAAAGATGCAAAG CTTATGAAGCAGTCAAAGACTGGGGATGTACTATCTAGAAAGTTAGCAACAAAAAAGAAGGCTATTTCTACAAAAGTTATGAATAGTGGTGTGATGAGGAAAACTGCCAGTTCTTGCCCAGCTAGCCTGACCTGTGACTGTTATGCAACAGATAAAGTTTGCAGTATTTGCCTTTCAAG GCGGCAACAGGTTGCCCCTAGGGCAGGTACACCGGGATTCAGAGCACCAGAGGTTTTGACAAAGTGCCCCAATCAAACTACAG CAATTGACATGTGGTCTGCAGGTGTCATATTCCTTTCTTTGCTTAGTGGGCGATATCCATTTTATAAAGCAAGTGATGATTTAACTGCTTTGGCTCAAATTATGACAATTCGTGGATCCAGGGAAACTATCCAAGCTGCTAAAACTTTTG gcaAATCAATATTGTGTAGCAAAGAAGTCCCAGCACAAGACTTGAGAAAACTCTGCGAGAAGCTCAGAGGTATCGATTCTAAGACTCCCAAATTAACAAGTGATATACAGGGGCTTGCTTCCCGTGACCCAACTCTTTCAGAGAAGATTGACCATAAAGCTTCTCACCTTATACAAACACCTCAAGCACAGCACTCAGGGAATTCCTTGTATAAAGGGGACAGTAATGGCTGTGGGGGTAGTTTGAATACGGATACTACCAATTTAGAAGGCTGGAATGAGGTACCTGATGAAGCTTACGACCTGCTTGATAAACTTCTAGATCTAAATCCAGCTTCAAGAATAACAGCAGAAGAGGCTTTGTTGCACCCTTTTTTTAAGGATACGAACTTGTGA